A genomic segment from Nicotiana tabacum cultivar K326 chromosome 9, ASM71507v2, whole genome shotgun sequence encodes:
- the LOC107764946 gene encoding uncharacterized protein LOC107764946: MEVNSFSSDIVAFGKIVMNSVLEVVVAETLLAAQRSVASLLIMTGCLLKDGAPLAAAPLSELVSPDKRFPFGLLDQKNDACPENKDGSDTEDDDEDDDGDAEDQDDEDDANDEDFSGEEGGDDDEEGDPEADPEANGNEGSDDDDDDDEDGDEEGDDDDEEEEEEDEDDEEEDQPPAKKRK; this comes from the exons ATGGAAGTGAATAGTTTCAGCTCTGATATAGTTGCTTTTGGGAAAATAGTGATGAACtctgttcttgaagttgttgttgCTGAGACCCTTTTGGCTGCTCAGAGATCTGTTGCTTCTCTGCTCATTATG ACAGGATGTTTGCTGAAGGATGGTGCTCCGTTGGCAGCTGCTCCATTGTCAGAGTTGGTTAGCCCCGATAAAAG GTTTCCCTTTGGGTTGCTTGATCAAAAGAACGATGCTTGTCCTGAGAACAAAGATGGCAGTGATACagaggatgatgatgaagacgatgatGGAGATGCCGAGGATCAGGATGACGAGGATGATGCAAACGATGAAGATTTCTCGGGTGAAGAAGGGggagatgatgatgaagaaggagaTCCCGAGGCAGATCCTGAGGCTAATGGCAACGAAGGGAGCGATGATGACGATGACGATGACGAGGATGGTGATGAGGAAGGCGATGACGATGacgaggaggaagaggaagaagacgaAGACGACGAGGAAGAAGATCAACCACCTGCTAAGAAGAGAAAGTGA